The region TATTCAAATAGCTGAGGGTTTCATGCGTATGTGGAAATAAATGTGTTTTTTGAGCACTCAGTTCCAGGTATAGTTGACCTGCAGCTTTCCCTTGCTGTTGGCTATCGAAACCAAGTGTCTTGAAAGTTTTGTAAAAGCGCTCGGTGGTAAGTTTTTCTTTTGTAATAAGGCCATTCCGGTACTTTTCCCAAAGCTGCTCATTTATTTTTTTATATGTAATGTGGAAGTTTTCCAGCGTAATGTCACGGCTTTTGAGGTTGAAATGTGTGTGGATGTCTGCAATAGCCTCTTTAGCATTAGTTTCAAAGTCCCAAATGGTTCTGTCAAGGTCAAAAAACAGGTGCTGGTATGATCGATTCATAGCGCGTTTTTTCAAATTTGTAGTGCGTGGAGTGCAAATTACGTGCAAATTTAAAAGAAAGAGGGGCATTTGTAACCAGCAAATGCCCCGGAATTTGAAATAAACCAACTAAAAACCAGACAATAATATGGTATAAGGATAGATTACCATAATGAATTTGTCTGGTTCAAATATATGTAAAAACCTATGACTATTTTGAGCGGATGTATTATCGGTTTTGTTAGATGTATAAACGGTTTTACTTTTTTAATATTCGGTATATTTTACCTTTTATAACAATGGTACAGGTAGGTTTTGTGCTTGCACCACTGGTTCGGATTTATTGTGCGAGGAATACATTTATTGCTTCAAAGAATTCATTTTTCTTTCTTCTGGAGATGTAAGCCAGGTTGTTGTCTACCATTTCTATGTAATTCTGGTTTTTGTATACCTTTTTAATATGTTTAAAGTTAATGAGGTGAGATTTGTGACAACGAAAAAAACTTGGTGTGGTCAACAGTTCTTCATATTCTTTAATTGAACGCGAAACAACTATAGGTTTATTATTTAGTGTGTATACCTTGGTGTAATTTCCTTCGGCTTCGAACTGAATTATATCATCGGTGTACACAATTTCAATAGAGTCCTGGGTACTTAATGCTATTCTTTGAGGTTTTTCATTTTCGATACTTTCCTGCAGTATACTAAGTTTGTCCGGATTGTTCTGGGCTTTTGAGCTATCAATGCGCTCAATTGCGTTTGAGAGTGTGTTGATATCTACCGGTTTAAGAATATAGTCTACTGCAGCGTATTTAAAAGCTTTTATTGCATATTGATTAAATGCAGTTATGAAAATAATGTCAAAATTTATATTGTCAATTCGGTCTAATAAATCAAAACCCGATCCATTGGGCATTTCAATATCAAGAAATACTACATCTGGATTGATATTGGATATTGTGCGGTGGGCATCGTCAATATTTGATGCTTTCCCTGCAACAATAATATCTTGTTTGCAGTTGTTTAGCAATATTTCAAGGGAATCAATTGCAGCTATTTCGTCGTCTACAATAACAGCTTTTAGCATAATTTATTTATAGTTTATCGGAAAACTCAATATAACTTTGGTTCCGATTGCATTTCCTTCGTGATTAATCATGTCCTCCTTCTGGACGGAAATTTTGCGACTTTTTAACTTATTATAAAGATCTATACGCTGTTCAGCAATATGTGTTCCATTTTTAACATTTATTTTTCCTTTTTGTGTGTGTTGTTCAAAAACATCTGGTCTGCCAATACCATCGTCTATTATGGTACATTGAATAGAGCTTTTGACATACCTGATATTTAGCAGTATATTGCCCTTGCCCGGTTTATTTATTATACCTTCTCTCAGTGCACTCTCAACAAAGGGTTGCAAAATAAAGGGAGGTAACATCAAGCGGTTTTTATCAATGTCGGGTGCCAGGTTAATCGAATAAGTAAATCTGTCTTTAAATCTTAATAATTCAAGATCGAGATATACTTTTAACGTTTCAAGCTCTTCTGCCAGGGGAATTAATGCTTCTTTTGAATTATCCAGAATGTTTCTGATCAAAACAGAAAATTTCGTCAGATAACGACTGGAGTCCATGGCTTTATTTTGCAAAATAAAATGATTTATTGAGGTAAGGGAATTGAATATAAAATGCGGATTCATCTGCTGTTGAAGCACAGTTTGCATCTGAGCTATTTGTGCAGCTTCAAGTGTATTTTTTTGTTTAATAGTTTTTATTCTATGTCGCAAAAACAAAAGTATTAGCCCAAAAAATACTACAAGTGATCCAATTTGAAAAGCTAAGGTTTGGTGTAGTTGCTTTTCTTTTTTTATGATCACATGGTAAATTTGTTCGCTTTCATTAAATGTGGGATCGAATGATAACTGCAATTGCGATACTCCGCGACTCAATTTGCTTATTGCCAGGTAATTTTCAGATAGAGCATATATTGCTGTGTCGTTGTGCAATTTGTAATATAGTTTCGGCTCTGTGCTATTTGTGAAATTCAGTTTATTTATCTCAATATTAAGGTTTTCAGTATTTTTGTCAACATTAAAAAAGAATTCGCGTTGCTTGTGCCTGGTTAAATACGGTGAGTTTAGTTGCAGCCTGTACTGCTGTTGCCTCTTAATTTTATCAAAGGGCACACTCAACAGTCCATTTTTATGTAATGCATAAAGCTTATTATTATAAATAATCGTTTTTTTGATGTTTAATCCTGCAGTTTCATTTATTAAATCGCAGTTTAACCATGTTTTTTTATTTGGAATGGAACAAATGAAGGCCCCTTCTGAAGTGCTAATTAGAAAAATGCTGTCATGTTTTTCTATTGAATTTATCGCCTTCGGTTTTATTTTATAAATACTTTTTTCGTCTTTTTCATTTATTATTGATATTTTATTTTGTGTATCCCTTAAAAACAAAGTTTTATTACTCTGTCCCAGGGAAACCACTCGCTGATTGCTTATTTTATGGCATTTGCCCTCATTGTTTAATTCCCAAATGCCATTGTCATTGGTTATAATGATATTTCCACGGTGGTTCGAAATGTTTGTAAAATGTTTTTTGGGTAAGCATTTTTTCTTCCACCTGGCAGAGTCAATGCTATAAACATTCAGACCGTTAGTTCCGATGGTAAATATTTGATTTTCGAGAACTGAATATTTATTAATATGATCATGCTTAAGACTCGCTTTCTGCAATAATTTAAGATTATTATTTTCCATTAAAAGCAAATGGATTTTTCTTTCTCCCAGCACTAATAATTTGTTGGAATCTATAAAATGAAGCCGATTAACCTGGAAAGGTATCTTCCCAATTTGCTTTATTTTACTATCTTCTAAGGCGTAGAGTGCCCCGCTTTTTTCAGATAACACAACTTTACTTTTGTATGTGGCAATGTCTGAAAAAGGATACTGGTAGTGATCCGATTCTATGTTTTGAATGTAGAAGAGGTCTCCATTGTCGCTGCCTGCCCAGATTCCATTTTTCCTGTCTGCAAAAAGTTTCGTAATTGTATGGTTGGTTAAAATTGTATCTGGGTTTTGTTCAGGTCTTTGAATAATGAGCCCAATTCCAGAAATACTTTTCAGTACAGTACCTTCTACTTGTATCATTTCAAGTATGATGTTGGTACTGAAGCTGTATTTAATTTCTTCACTATTTGCTGTAATGGTTAAGTTACCAAAACTTATTGTGGCCTGGTTGCCATTACTGAAAAGCATGATATTGCCTTTCTTAAACCGTTTATCATTGTATAAATCAACCAGATTGAGTTGCAGGAACAAGGCAACTTTTTGCTGCCATTGTGATTTTAAGTTTTTAACAAGATCAAAAGCAATGGAAAGATAATTAACGGTGTCTTTTGTAACTAAAGAACCATTAGAAAAGGTATATTCTTCCAATCCATAAGTATAGAAACTCAGCGTCGTATCTGTCTCTTTGAAGCTGTGTTGAATAGGTGCTCCTTTCGATGTTGCCGAATATTGTCCCTTATTTAAGGATTTAATTTTTGTGTTTTTTATTTGCCACGCTCTTCCATTTGTTGCTGTTACCCACAAACTGCTATCGAGCTTACTTACATAAAGGGCTGCAATATTGGAGTATTCGAGTGTAGTGCTTCGTCCGTAAAGCTTGTGTTTACGGCCGTCGAATTGATACAGTCCTTTTGAAGTGGCTAACCAAACAAAACCCTTATAATCTTGTGCAATGTCATTGATCCTGACCTGCGGTAGCGCTTCAATATTATCGAAATTAATAACGCGAGGAGGTTGGCCCGGCAAAAGATATGGGGCAATAAGAAAAATTAATGTTATGAGTAAATTACGTATTTGCACCTTCAATAATTATAACAAACTCACCTTTAGGGGGTTTGTTTTTAAAGTGTTCAATTAATTCGATTAAATTTCCTCTTATTGTTTCTTCATATATCTTCGATATTTCCCTGCTGACAGAAGCTTTCCGACCCTGTCCAAAAAATTCCGATAATTGTTCCAGTGTTTTTACTATACGATAGGGTGATTCATACAATACTATGGTTTGATCCAACTCTTTCAGGTAATTAAGTCTTTTTTGGCGTCCTTTTTTGTGCGGCAGAAACCCTTCAAAATAGAATTTGTCGCATGGCAGTCCGGAGTTTACGAGTGCAGGCACAAAGGCGGTTGCACCGGGTAGTGTAAGTACCTGGATACCTTCTTTCAGGCATTCCCTGATAAGTAAAAAGCCGGGATCGCTGATGCCCGGAGTCCCTGCATCGGTAACTAAAGCAACATTTTTTGCTTGTGCAAGCTCCACAAATTTCTGAAGCTGCTTGTGTTCATTAAATTTATGATATGCAATTAACTCGTCATAAGTTATTTCGTAGTGTTCTAGAAGGTTTTTTGTTTTTCGGGTATCTTCTGCCAGAATCACCTCAGCAGCTTTAAGCACGTTGATTGCGCGAAAAGTCATATCTTCCAGGTTGCCAATAGGTGTGGGAACAATGTTTAACATAAGCTATTTGAGGTATCTGCGATAAATGAATTCTATGAATGATTTAAAACTTTCTTTATCCTGATCAAAGTCAAAATTATTTTCAAGAAATATCAATGCACTTTCCAGGTCATCCATTGAATTTAATTTACTAATGGTATCCCGGTATAAATCAGCGTTACCCTCGAAAAGATCATTGATAAACCATATTTTATCGTTGAGCTTAATGGCTTTTGTTAAATCTTCAATGGGGTGCTGTTGCAACTTAGAGGCAAGGTCCTTCTGGTCAAAGTGCATTGCAATTTTTTCGTTTATTGAATTTTTCACACCCGTATATTTATCTGCAATGGTTTTTTTGGGCTCATCTGATTCAGTAGCTGTATCTGCATACTCTATTTCATCCTGTATTTTTTCTTCTATTTCTTCATTTAAATCTGTGGGCTCTTCTTCAGGTACAGGGTCAGTGTTATGATCAGGTTCTTCCGGTTTTTCTTTGGGGGCAGCTTCAATATCCAGATTGTAACTGGTTGGTTCTTGCTGCTCTGCAGGTTCAGTAGGCTGCGTTTTTTTAGTAGTTGATTCCGTTTTTTTTGAGCTGACTTGAGGTTCACTATCTGACGTTTCTTTAATCTTTTCGGTTTGCCCTTCTTTTGCTTTTGGGAGCGTATCTGTAAGCCCATTTTCCAGCATATCAAACTCCTCAGAGATCGATCTTATTCGTGAATGAATAAGCTTTATATCCATTTCGGTCAAAGTTTTACCAGGCTTTAAATCTCCCAGTATTTCAGTCAACTCATACACATCATTTTTTATGTAACGCAAAAGGCTCTTAAAATTCATCAATATGATCTAATTTGATTATTTATATTAACATGCAAATTTATTGGAAATATTCCAATTATACAGAAGTTACTTCTTTTTTCAATGCTTTTTTAAATATCCCCCTCTCTTCTGTCAATAAAATTATAATTTTGTTTAGTACAAACGACTTTTTTTGACATATATTTAATATTTATAATTGAATGATTTTTAAGGAATAAATTAATGTTGAGACATTCCGAAATAATAGAGACCCATCGGTCGGGTTGGGTGGAGGTAATAGTTGGTTCTATGTTTAGTGGTAAAACAGAAGAGCTTATCAGAAGACTCAAGCGCGCACAAATTGCAAAGTTAAAGGTCGAGATATTTAAGCCCAAAATCGATGTACGGTATTCAGACAGCGATGTTGTTTCACATGATTCCACTGCTATACGTTCAACACCTGTTGATGCTGCAGAAAATTTACTAATGCTTGCCTCTGGTAACGATGTGGTTGGAATTGATGAAGCACAATTTTTTGATTCAAACCTGGTAAGAGTTTGTAATCAGTTGGCAAATCAGGGCGTGCGGGTTATAGTGGCGGGTTTGGATATGGATTTTCAGGGCAATCCTTTTGGGCCAATGCCTCAGTTACTGGCTATGGCTGAATATGTATCGAAAGTGCATGCCATCTGTGTAAAATGCGGAGGGTTAGCCCAGTTTTCTCACCGCGTGGTAAAAAATCAGGACTTAGTGGTTTTAGGCGAAAAAGACGAATATGAGCCACTTTGCCGCAATTGCTATTTAGAAGTCACAAAGCAGAAATAGTGCATATTTCAATTGTATGATATGTTGAATCTAAAGAAAGTAGCAGAAATATCGCAAGGTGAATGCCTGGGGTCGTGTAGCGGTCAGGTAAAATATTTGCTAACCGACAGCAGAAAGCTCACCCTGCCAGAACAGGTATTGTTTTTTGCTATCCCCGGCAAGTATCACAATGGCCATGCATACATCCCTGCATTAATTAAAAAAGGTGTCAGCCAATTTGTGGTTTCAGAATTGCCCGAAAAGCAATGGCTTGAAAAGGCAGATTTCGTCAAAGTCCATGATGTGATTAGTGCCTTGCAGTCGGTTGCTGCATGGTGGAGGTCGTATTTTAGTTTACCGGTTATTGGTGTAACCGGAAGCAACGGTAAAACAATTGTTAAAGAGTGGATTGCCCAGAGCCTGGGAGACACCGTAAGGATGACCAGGACCCCTGGTAGCTATAATTCACAAATTGGTGTTCCGCTCTCTGTTTGGATGCTCAGCGATGGTGCCCAGTTTGGCCTTTTTGAAGCGGGTATTTCTTTTCCGGGCGAAATGGAAAAATTACAGACTATTATAAAGCCTACAATTGGTCTGTTTACCAATCTTGGTGATGCTCATCAGGAAAACTTCAGTTCATTTACTCAAAAACTTGAGGAAAAATTAAAGCTATTCAAAAATGCTGATGTGGTAATTTATCGTAATGAGGGCGATTGGGTAAGTGAGAAAATTGAAGCTTATTGCACTGAGAGGAAGAAGTTTACATGGTCTTTTAAAGAAGAGGCCGATGTAGAGGCGCAACTCGATGATGGTGTGTTAAAAGTTCAATATGCAAATCAAAAACTAAGCCTTTCAATACCATTTAGCGATAAAGCATCAGTAGAGAACCTAATGCACACCATTACACTATTGTGCTATTTAGGATATGATTCAGATTTTATTTACAGGGCAGTAGCCAAAATCAGAGCTGTTCCTATGCGTTTGGAGCAAAAATCGGGAAGGGCACATAATACTATTATCAACGATAGTTATAACTCCGATTTAGGGTCGCTTTCTAATGCACTTGATTTTCTTGAACAGCAAAAACAGCATCCACGAAAGGTTTTAGTGCTATCAGATATTTTTCAGAGTGGGTATGCAAAAGAGAACCTGTACAAAGAAGTATCAGTGCTAGTTAATGCTCATAAGCCTGATTTAATGCTGGGAGTCGGGAAAGACCTGATGCCATACAGAGAGCTTTTCCATCTCGAGAGCCATTTTTTTAAATCGACCACTGAATTAATTGCAGCCCTGGGCGATTTTGATTTAACAGATACTACTATACTGCTTAAAGGCAGCCGTGCCTTCCATTTTGAAGAGGTTGATAAAATTCTGGAAGAAAAAACACACCGTACAGTACTGGAGGTAAACCTCAATGCCTTAACACACAATTTAAACTACTTTAAGTCATTGCTAAAGCCCGATGCAGACATAATTGTGATGGTTAAAGCATTCTCGTATGGTAGTGGTTCGCACGAAATTGCTAATATTTTACAGTACCACCGGGTAGCTTACCTGGCAGTTGCTTTTGCCGATGAGGGTGTGGATTTACGTGCACGTGGCATCGATTTGCCTATTATGGTCATGAATCCGCACATTTCTGATTTTGATAGCCTGGTACGATACCGGCTTGAACCTGTGGTTTTCGATTATGGAATGCTTTCGAGCCTGGGTAAATACCTGGTGCAGCAAGGAGAAAGAAGGTTTTCAGTGCACCTTAAATTAAATACAGGCATGAACAGGTCCGGGTTTAATCCTTCTGATATAGATAACCTGATAGATGAGCTGAAAAAACAGCCGGCCATGTATGTGCAAACTGCTTTTTCTCATTTAGCTTCAAGCGATGAGCCAATGCATGACAAATTTACCCACGACCAGGCCAGGGTTTATAATACAATGTGCAAGAAACTGGAATTAGCTTTTGATAGAAACATTAAAAAACACCTTTTAAACAGTGCCGGGATTGAGCGTTTTCGCGAATACCAGTTTGATTATGTGCGCCTTGGAATTGGCTTATATGGAATAAGTGTAGCAGATGCTGACCTAAAGCAGGTTGGCAGGCTCCGGACAAGTATTGCTCAAATCAGAGATGTAATGCCGGGTGAAACTGTTGGTTATGGCCGCAGTGGAGAAGTCGAAAATCCGAAAAAAATTGCTACAATACCCATCGGTTACGCCGACGGATTCAGGCGAATACTTAGTAATGGCAGAGGTAAAGTTTTTATAAGCGGTAATTTATATCCAGTGATTGGTAATGTATGTATGGATATGACTATGATAGACATTACGGGTGCTAATGTGGAAGTTGGAGATGAGGTTGTAATATTTGGACCAGAATTACCAATTGAGGAAGTTGCAGGATGGTTAGAAACCATACCTTATGAAGTGCTTACCAGTGTGGCTGCAAGGGTTAAAAGAATTTATGTAAAAGATTAAAACATGATAGAAGCAATATTTATTATAGGCATTACCGGCATAGCTTTTATAATTGGTCGCAGTATACGCGATCTCTTTAAAAAGCGCCCGGTACGTCAGAAAAAGGCTCGTCGCCGGGGTATTACAAAGCTGTTTGCCGCAATTGCATTGTTGATTGTAGCTTTGCTGATTATTACCATTTCTCTTGTCTCAGGAATCGGCGTTTTTTATGATAAGATTACCTGGGAGCAACTCCTGCTTTATTTTCTGATTGATGGTTTTGCAGTTTATATTTTTATTTTAATCATTGGTTTCTTGAAAAAGTATTAAATAATTAGTATCTTTTTTTGAAATCGATGATGAGATGGAGCAAAAACACATATACGTATTAACAGCAGAGCAAGCAGTCAGAAAGTTTGTGGTAGATGGTGTTCGCCTGAAAAAACCTGAAGATGTTGATGAAAGATTGTTACTAAAGAGAGGATGTTTTGTTTCATTGCATCTTGAGAACGGCGACCTGAGAGGCTGCATTGGGACAATTGAACCCAGATTTAAGACCCTTTTTGAGGAAATTGTGCAAAATGCGATATCAGCATCTTCAACAGATCCCAGATTTCGGCCAGTAGCACCCGAAGAATTATCCGAAATTAAAGTATCGGTTGATGTGCTATCCCCATTTGAGGAGGTAACCCCAGATCAGCTCGATCCGGCTGTGTATGGATTAATAATATCTGACGGGCACCGGAAAGGCGTGTTGCTGCCTGCTTTAGAAAGTGTCGATACCGTAGAAAAGCAAATTGATATTGTAAAGAAAAAAGCCAGACTCCAAATGGTTGACAATGACCAACTAAAATTTTACCGTTTTAGAAGTGATAGGTTTGAGTAATGAAAGAAGCCAGTTTTTATACAATCAGGGCGGACAGGGTAGAGTGCCAACTATGCCCCCATAATTGTAAATTAAAAGATCGGCAATGGGGAATTTGTAATGTTCGTCAGGCTCGTGATAACAAGCTTTTTGATATGGGTTACGGCAGAATTAGCTCCCTGGCAATTGATGCGGTTGAAAAAAAACCACTATACCATTTTTATCCGGGAGCCCAGATCTTATCTGTTGGCGGCCTGGGGTGTAACTTTAATTGTAGTTTTTGTCAGAACCACCAAATTTCGCAAATTCAACATCAAATGCTTGCCAGAGCTGAGTATTTAAGCCCTCAGGAGGTTATAGACATTGCCCTTGAGAAAGCCCCAAAAGCCGGCATTGCATTTACCTATAACGAACCTATGATTAATTATGATTTTATGATTGATGTTGCCAGTTTGGCCAAATCACATGAAATCCCAACTGTTGTCGTTAGCAATGGTTATATTAATCATGCACCCCTTGAGAAGTTAATTGAAGTTATTGATGCATTTAATATTGACCTGAAAGGTTTTAATAACCAGTTTTATAAGAAATTTGCCGGTGGCCAGCTTTCACCTGTTCTGAATGCCTTAAAGCAAATAAAGAAAGCTGATCGTCACCTTGAAATCACACATTTAATAGTAACAAATGCTAACGATAATTTTGATGAGTACAGGGTTATGTTGAACTGGATTGTCGAAAATCTCGGGCAAAGGATCCCTTTCCATATTAGTCGTTACTACCCACAATATAAATATAGCCAACCTGCGACTGAATTAACACTGATAAATGATTATGTTGCAGCAGCCAGGGAGAAATTGCAGTTTGTATATCCCGGTAATGTGCATGCAGATGCATCAACTTATTGCCCTGAGTGTGGGGAGCTTCTTATAAGCAGGAGTGGGTATAGTACAAAAACTGTTGCACTTTCTGAAAAATATTGTTTAAATTGCCATTATGAACTCCCTATAATCATTTAACTATGACTACAAGATATGCGCAATTTTCTGGTAAATTCTATCCTTCAAGTCATATTGAAACCAGAAAGCTCATTGAGTATATTGAAAAGAAAGAAGCCAACAACCTAAGACATATCGTCGATGCAAAACTGAATGTTTTCGGTGGCGTGGTGCCACATGCCGGGTATATGTTTAGTGGTTACCAGGCTGTGCATTTTTTTCACCATATCATTCATCAGGTATTTGACAGTGTTGTAATCTTATCTCCCAGTCATAGAGGCCTGGGACCTGAGATTTCGATTGATGGTCATGATCAATGGGAAATACCCGGAGCTGACTTTCAAACAGATAAGGAATTGTTAAACAGTGGCTTGTTTGATGTCTCATCTGATGCGCAGTATGAGGAGCATGCAGCAGAGGTTATGCTACCTTACCTCAGCCACTATCGACCTGATTTAAATAAAATTGCGGTTATTACTATCCGTAACCCGAAGCTGCAAAATATTAGAAATGTGGCAGAAAAACTTTACAGGTATGAACAGGATTCAGGGCAAAAGCTTCTGGTAATTGCATCATCTGATTTTAACCATTTCGAAAGCGCCGAAAAAGGACGAGAAAAGGATGATTATATTCTGGAGGCCATTAAGAATCTTGATGAGGCTGAGGTGATTGAACGCGTTAGAAAATATAATGTCAGTGTATGTGGATATGGCCCAATCGCAGCACTCATGGCTTATGGTAAGATGAAAAATGAAAAGGTGAACTTTAGTATTTTGCGACGGGGGCATTCCGGCGAAATAATGCCTTCTGATGAAGTTGTCGATTACGTCAGTCTTTTATGTGCAGCACCCCTGGAGGTAAAACCTTAAATTCTTTATAATCTTGATTTTGTCTGTAATAAGACGCTTTCATAGGGGTTTGGCAAAATATTAATACTATTTAACTTTTCTATCACAAATATGACGTTAAATTAGATTCGTACTATAAAGCGATTATATTTGCATGCCTAATTAAAGGAAATAGATAAAGTGCATTATTTGCGCGAAGACTAATGTTTGATGGAAAATAGGACAAAAAAGCGAATAGTATGTGTCCACCTGTATAACGATTACAGTGGAGCGCCATTGGTATTGTCAGAAGTCATTAACGGATTAAGTGCCCGGGGGCATCAAATAGATTTATTTACATCGGGCAAAAATGCGAAAGGTTTTTTGAGCAATTTGGAGGGCGTTAAACACCATTATTTTCATTACCGGTGGACAGCCACGAAGTATATCAACTTTTTTCGTTTCTTTTTCAATCAATTTTTTCTGTTTTTTATTTTTTTACGCTATTGGCGCAAAGACGTAATTTTTTATGTAAATACTCTATGGCCTTTTGCGGCTGCACTCGCGGGTAAGCTCACAGGTAAAAAAGTTATTTACCATCTACACGAAACTTCTGTGAAACCTAAAAGATTAAAGCGGTTCTTATTCAGAATACTTGATAAGTCAGCCTCTGATGTGATTTATGTATCTAAATATCTAAAGCAAAAAGATCCGGTAAAGCAAACCCACCCGCACGTTGTTTATAATGCATTGTCACCAGATTTTACCGACAATATAAAACCCCGGGGCAAAACAGACGAGTTTACAGTATTAATGCTATGTTCGCTTAAAAAGTATAAGGGAATAAAAGAATTTATCCAGCTGGCTGCACGGTTGTCTAATGTCCATTTTGATTTGGTCGTTAGTGCCTCTGAAGAAGATCTCAATGCGTACTTTAAAAATGACCGGTTTCCTGAAAACATGTCGCTATACCCTGCACAGGTTGATGTGCATCCATTCTATTCGAAGGCCTCGCTGGTTATTAATTTAAGTCACCCTGATAAATGGCTTGAATCGTTTGGATTGACCGTGCTGGAAGCCATGAATTATGGCATCCCGGCTATTGTTCCACCGCATGGAGGAATTAGTGAATTAGTTGAAGACGGCTACAATGGTTATAAAATCAGTGTTAAAAAGATGGACAAAATTACAGAGGTAATCCATGAAATATCTCAGGATACAGCTTTACACCAAAAATTATCGAAAAACGCCCGTGAAATGGCAAGAAAATTTGATTATAAGAGTATGATCGATAGTATTGAAGCTATTGTACTAAGCGATTAATGTAAATACGCCCTAATTACAAGGTTTCACTTGTAGAGATATGCAAATTTTACTACTTTTAAGCAATGAATGTATATGGTGCCCATGTTCTGAATAAAGCAACCGGGGATTTTTAGTCAAAATACATCAACACACAGTGCATATCGAATTAAAATT is a window of Salinivirga cyanobacteriivorans DNA encoding:
- the amrA gene encoding AmmeMemoRadiSam system protein A, which translates into the protein MEQKHIYVLTAEQAVRKFVVDGVRLKKPEDVDERLLLKRGCFVSLHLENGDLRGCIGTIEPRFKTLFEEIVQNAISASSTDPRFRPVAPEELSEIKVSVDVLSPFEEVTPDQLDPAVYGLIISDGHRKGVLLPALESVDTVEKQIDIVKKKARLQMVDNDQLKFYRFRSDRFE
- the amrS gene encoding AmmeMemoRadiSam system radical SAM enzyme; the encoded protein is MKEASFYTIRADRVECQLCPHNCKLKDRQWGICNVRQARDNKLFDMGYGRISSLAIDAVEKKPLYHFYPGAQILSVGGLGCNFNCSFCQNHQISQIQHQMLARAEYLSPQEVIDIALEKAPKAGIAFTYNEPMINYDFMIDVASLAKSHEIPTVVVSNGYINHAPLEKLIEVIDAFNIDLKGFNNQFYKKFAGGQLSPVLNALKQIKKADRHLEITHLIVTNANDNFDEYRVMLNWIVENLGQRIPFHISRYYPQYKYSQPATELTLINDYVAAAREKLQFVYPGNVHADASTYCPECGELLISRSGYSTKTVALSEKYCLNCHYELPIII
- the amrB gene encoding AmmeMemoRadiSam system protein B encodes the protein MTTRYAQFSGKFYPSSHIETRKLIEYIEKKEANNLRHIVDAKLNVFGGVVPHAGYMFSGYQAVHFFHHIIHQVFDSVVILSPSHRGLGPEISIDGHDQWEIPGADFQTDKELLNSGLFDVSSDAQYEEHAAEVMLPYLSHYRPDLNKIAVITIRNPKLQNIRNVAEKLYRYEQDSGQKLLVIASSDFNHFESAEKGREKDDYILEAIKNLDEAEVIERVRKYNVSVCGYGPIAALMAYGKMKNEKVNFSILRRGHSGEIMPSDEVVDYVSLLCAAPLEVKP
- a CDS encoding glycosyltransferase family 4 protein, producing MENRTKKRIVCVHLYNDYSGAPLVLSEVINGLSARGHQIDLFTSGKNAKGFLSNLEGVKHHYFHYRWTATKYINFFRFFFNQFFLFFIFLRYWRKDVIFYVNTLWPFAAALAGKLTGKKVIYHLHETSVKPKRLKRFLFRILDKSASDVIYVSKYLKQKDPVKQTHPHVVYNALSPDFTDNIKPRGKTDEFTVLMLCSLKKYKGIKEFIQLAARLSNVHFDLVVSASEEDLNAYFKNDRFPENMSLYPAQVDVHPFYSKASLVINLSHPDKWLESFGLTVLEAMNYGIPAIVPPHGGISELVEDGYNGYKISVKKMDKITEVIHEISQDTALHQKLSKNAREMARKFDYKSMIDSIEAIVLSD